A stretch of DNA from Candidatus Latescibacterota bacterium:
AATGGCAGTTCCAAAAAGAAGGACATCGAAGTCCAAGAAAAACATGAGAAGGTCGCACTGGAAAGCTTCCAGCCCCGCGCTGTCTGAGTGCTCGCATTGTCATCAGTCGAAGCAGCCTCATACTGTCTGCCCGAATTGCGGCTACTATGCCGGTCGGGAAGTTATCAAGCCGGTCGTCAAGGAAGAATAAGTGGTCTCAG
This window harbors:
- the rpmF gene encoding 50S ribosomal protein L32, with the protein product MAVPKRRTSKSKKNMRRSHWKASSPALSECSHCHQSKQPHTVCPNCGYYAGREVIKPVVKEE